From Ictidomys tridecemlineatus isolate mIctTri1 chromosome 2, mIctTri1.hap1, whole genome shotgun sequence, the proteins below share one genomic window:
- the LOC101976199 gene encoding olfactory receptor 7A17 produces MEPGNDTQHLEFLLLGLAEDPELQPLIFGLFLSMYLVTVLGNLLIILAVISDSHLHTPMYFFLSNLSFVDICFTSTTIPKMLVNIQTQSKAITYEGCITQIQFFVLFVGLDDFLLAVMAYDRYVAICLPLHYMVIMNRRLCGLLVLVSWFVSFLHALLQSLMLLRLSFCTDLEIPHFFCELNQAIHRACSDTFLNEVVIYIASFFLGGGPLAGILYSYCKIVSSIRAISSAQGKYKAFSTCASHLSMVSLFYCTLLGVYLSSAVAQNSHSIATASVMYTVVTPMLNPFIYSLRNKDIKSALRRLYERER; encoded by the coding sequence ATGGAACCAGGGAATGATACTCAACATTTagaatttcttcttctgggacTTGCAGAGGACCCAGAACTGCAGCCCCTCATCTTTGGCCttttcctgtccatgtaccttgtcactgtgctggggaacctgctcatcatcctggctgtCATCTCAGACTCTCACCTGCACActcccatgtactttttcctctccaacctgtcctttgtggacatctgcttcacctccaccaccatccccaagatgctggtgaacatccaGACACAGAGCAAGGCCATAACGTATGAAGGCTGCATCACCCAGATTCAGTTTTTTGTACTCTTTGTTGGGTTGGATGACTTTCTTTTGGCTGTGATGGCCTATGATCGATATGTGGCCATCTGTCTTCCCCTGCACTACATGGTCATTATGAACCGCAGACTCTGTGGATTGCTAGTTCTGGTGTCCTGGTTTGTGAGTTTTTTACATGCATTGTTACAAAGCTTAATGTTGTTGcggctgtccttctgcacagactTGGAAATCCCACACTTTTTCTGTGAACTTAATCAGGCAATTCACCGTGCCTGCTCTGACACCTTTCTCAATGAGGTGGTGATATatattgcttctttctttctgggAGGTGGCCCCCTCGCTGGTATCCTTTACTCTTACTGCAAGATAGTGTCCTCCATCCGTGCAATCTCATCAGCTCAGGGCaagtacaaagccttctccactTGTGCGTCTCACCTTTCCATGGTCTCCTTATTTTATTGCACACTCCTGGGAGTGTACCTCAGTTCTGCTGTGGCCCAAAACTCACACTCCATTGCAACTGCTTCAgtgatgtacactgtggtcacccccatgctgaaccccttcatctacagtcTGAGGAACAAGGACATCAAGAGTGCTCTGAGAAGACTCtatgagagagaaagataa